A stretch of DNA from Candidatus Neomarinimicrobiota bacterium:
CGGGTTTTAAACCATCCCGGACATCGGGTAGGGCACGTGAAACAATCACCGACATGGAATAATCCATATAGGATTTTTTCATTTCCTCTTCGATCGATGTGTTCAGTATGTTCTGTCTCTGAATCTCCAACTCAATACCTCTTTATTTCTGTCTTAATCAATTCTTTTATCAGTTTAAGTGCCCCTTCGAGAGCCTCAGGGAGACACACCAGGTGTTATGCTGAGCCTGTCGAAGCATCACGCCACTATTTAAACATCAATATTGGTCACATATTTTGCATGGGACTGAATAAACGCCCGACGTGGTTCGACCACATCACCCATGAGGGTTGAGAAAATCCTGTCTGCTGCAGCTGCATCGTCCAGGTTCACCCGCATCATGGTCCGAACTTCTGGATCCATGGTGGTATTCCATAACTGATCCGGGTTCATCTCTCCTAAACCTTTATACCGTTGAATCTTAGCTCGGGAAGGATCGCCTCCGTCTGTCATCTTTTTGATGGCGATATCCCGCTCATCATCGTCATAGCAGTATTTGTCTTTTTTGCCAACACTCACCCGATAAAGAGGAGGCATGGCAATGTAGACGTACCCTCCGATGATCAATTCTGGGAGATATCTAAACAGGAATGTCAACAGCAAGGTACGAATGTGTGCACCATCGACATCAGCATCAGTCATGATGACAATTTTGTGGTAGCGTAATTTTTCGATGTCGAATTCATCCTTGAATCCGGCGCCAAAGGCAGTGATCATCATCCTGATTTCGTTGTTGCCCAGAATCTTATCAATTCGTGCTTTTTCAGAATTGATGATTTTTCCACGCAAAGGCAGAATTGCCTGGAACCGTCGATCGCGACCCTGCTTGGCAGAGCCTCCAGCAGAATCTCCCTCAACCAGATAAATTTCACACATGGCAGGATCTTTGTTTGAGCAATCAGCCAGTTTTCCCGGTAAGTCGCCACTTTCCAGGGCACTTTTTCGACGGGTTAATTCCCGGGCCTTGCGGGCAGCATCCCTGGCTTGAGCCGCCAGAAGACTTTTCTCGATAACCCTTTTGGCGATGGCCGGATTCCGTTCCATAAATTCATTCAGTTGATCGCTTACGAATGAATCAACAACACCCTTAATATCTCCATTACCCAGCTTGGTTTTGGTTTGACCTTCGAACTGTGGTTCAGCCACTTTAATGGAAATAACGCAGGTTAGACCTTCACGAACATCATCACCACTTAAGGTTGTATTTGTCTTTTTGAACATATTGTTCTTGGTGGCGTAATTGTTCAGCGTTCTGGTCAGAGCAGTTCTTAACCCTGAGAGGTGAGTGCCCCCCTCAATCGTATTGATATTATTGACATAGCTTAAGATATTCTCATTGTAGCTATCATTGTATTGAAAGGCCACATCGATGGGTACATCGTCTTTTTCCCCTTCAAAGGCAATGACCTGAGGGTGAATGGGGTGCTTGTTTTCATTGAGATAGTCGATAAACTGCTTCAACCCACCCTTGTAAAGATAGGTTTCTGATCGTTCTTCTTCATCCCGCTCATCCTTAAGATGGATAGTAAGTCCTTTATTGAGAAAGGCCAGCTCACGAATACGATCTTCCAGTACATCCCAATCGAAAACATGATGAGTAAAAATGGAATCATCTGCCTTGAATGTGACTTTAGTTCCACGTTTTTTGGTTTTGCCAGTTATTCTCATGCCTTCGGATAAAAGACCCCTTTTAAAGTCAGCCTCATAAACGGAACCCTCAAGGTACACTTCTGCACGGAGCCATTCTGCCAGTGCATTTACCACTGAAACGCCCACGCCATGGAGCCCACCGGAAACCTTATAGGAATCCTTGTCAAATTTTCCGCCGGCATGCAGTGAGGTCATAACAACCTCTAGTGCTGGGCGACCCTCTTCTTTGTGCATACCAACAGGGATACCACGCCCGTTATCCTCAACCGTAATGGTCTCACCCTCACCTATAATCAC
This window harbors:
- the gyrB gene encoding DNA topoisomerase (ATP-hydrolyzing) subunit B, with protein sequence MSDNQTNPAAKSYSAESITVLKGLEAVRKRPAMYIGDVGKRGLHHLVYEVIDNSIDEAMGGYCDTINVIIGEGETITVEDNGRGIPVGMHKEEGRPALEVVMTSLHAGGKFDKDSYKVSGGLHGVGVSVVNALAEWLRAEVYLEGSVYEADFKRGLLSEGMRITGKTKKRGTKVTFKADDSIFTHHVFDWDVLEDRIRELAFLNKGLTIHLKDERDEEERSETYLYKGGLKQFIDYLNENKHPIHPQVIAFEGEKDDVPIDVAFQYNDSYNENILSYVNNINTIEGGTHLSGLRTALTRTLNNYATKNNMFKKTNTTLSGDDVREGLTCVISIKVAEPQFEGQTKTKLGNGDIKGVVDSFVSDQLNEFMERNPAIAKRVIEKSLLAAQARDAARKARELTRRKSALESGDLPGKLADCSNKDPAMCEIYLVEGDSAGGSAKQGRDRRFQAILPLRGKIINSEKARIDKILGNNEIRMMITAFGAGFKDEFDIEKLRYHKIVIMTDADVDGAHIRTLLLTFLFRYLPELIIGGYVYIAMPPLYRVSVGKKDKYCYDDDERDIAIKKMTDGGDPSRAKIQRYKGLGEMNPDQLWNTTMDPEVRTMMRVNLDDAAAADRIFSTLMGDVVEPRRAFIQSHAKYVTNIDV